A genomic segment from Necator americanus strain Aroian chromosome III, whole genome shotgun sequence encodes:
- a CDS encoding hypothetical protein (NECATOR_CHRIII.G12749.T1), with translation MSFGKLSIDKVDVKDKRVLIRVDFNVPQKGGKISNNQRIVAALPTIKYCLEHGAKSVVLMSHLGRPDGKKNPKFTLAPVAEELKKVLGKDVKFLTDCVGPQVEAACADPAPGSVILLENLRFYVEEEGKCTTEKGEKLKASPEAVEKFRASLTKLGDIYVNDAFGTAHRAHSSMVGVKLETRACGFLMKNELDYFGKALGDPPRPFLAILGGAKVADKIQLIKNMLDKVNEMIIGGGMAFTFLKVDQNVEIGKSLFDAEGAKIVKELLEKAKEKNVQMHFPVDFVVGDKFAENATSKVVTLQEGVPQGHMGLDIGPKTEEKFAEVVARAKLIVWNGPPGVFEFEKFSHGTKALMDAVVKATAAGATTIIGGGDTATCCKKFKTEDKVSHVSTGGGASLELLEGKVLPGVDALSPAI, from the exons ATGTCTTTTGGAAAATTATCGATAGATAAG gttgACGTCAAAGACAAGAGAGTATTGATTCGCGTAGACTTCAATGTGCCCCAGAAAGGAGGGAAAATTTCCAACAACCAACGTATTGTCGCAGCACTGCCGACAATAAAG TATTGTCTGGAGCATGGTGCGAAATCTGTGGTTTTGATGTCCCATTTGGGGCGTCCCGATGGCAAAAAGAATCCAAAGTTTACTTTGGCTCCAGTTGCGGAGGAATTGAAGAAAGTTCTTGGGAA GGATGTGAAGTTCTTGACAGATTGTGTTGGCCCCCAGGTAGAAGCAGCATGTGCCGATCCCGCTCCAGGCTCTGTTATTCTCTTGGAAAATCTGCGATTTTACGTTGAAGAGGAGGGGAAGTGCACGAcagaaaaaggtgaaaag CTCAAAGCGTCTCCTGAGGCTGTGGAGAAATTCCGAGCATCGCTGACCAAACTCGGTGACATTTACGTAAACGACGCGTTCGGTACAGCCCATCGAGCTCATAG CTCGATGGTTGGAGTGAAGCTCGAGACGCGTGCTTGTGGATTTTTGATGAAGAATGAGCTGGACTACTTTGGAAAa GCACTTGGAGACCCACCTAGACCATTTCTGGCGATTCTTGGTGGTGCAAAGGTAGCTGACAAGATTCAGCTTATCAAAAATATGCTCGACAAG GTCAACGAAATGATAATAGGTGGAGGTATGGCATTTACATTCCTCAAAGTAGACCAAAATGTTGAGATTGGAAAGTCACTCTTTGACGCTGAG GGAgcaaaaattgtgaaagaaTTATTGGAGAAAGCTAAGGAAAAGAATGTCCAGATGCATTTCCCTGTGGATTTTGTTGTGGGCGATAAATTTGCGGAGAATGCTACTTCGAAGGTAGTTACATTGCAAGAAGGTGTACCTCAAG GACACATGGGATTAGATATTGGCCCGAAAACAGAGGAGAAGTTTGCTGAAGTGGTAGCAAGGGCAAAACTTATTGTATGGAACGGACCACCGGGTGTCTTTGAATTTGAGAAGTTTTCTCATGGAACTAAAGCATTGATGGATGCGGTTGTAAAGGCGACAGCCGCAGGGGCAACTACTATTATTG GCGGCGGTGACACTGCCACATGCTGCAAGAAGTTTAAGACGGAAGACAAAGTTAGCCATGTTTCTACTGGTGGAGGTGCAAGTCTGGAGCTGCTCGAAG GAAAAGTTCTACCAGGAGTCGACGCGCTTTCTCCTGCCATATGA
- a CDS encoding hypothetical protein (NECATOR_CHRIII.G12749.T2) yields MGLILSFVFPPSPEMSFGKLSIDKVDVKDKRVLIRVDFNVPQKGGKISNNQRIVAALPTIKYCLEHGAKSVVLMSHLGRPDGKKNPKFTLAPVAEELKKVLGKDVKFLTDCVGPQVEAACADPAPGSVILLENLRFYVEEEGKCTTEKGEKLKASPEAVEKFRASLTKLGDIYVNDAFGTAHRAHSSMVGVKLETRACGFLMKNELDYFGKALGDPPRPFLAILGGAKVADKIQLIKNMLDKVNEMIIGGGMAFTFLKVDQNVEIGKSLFDAEGAKIVKELLEKAKEKNVQMHFPVDFVVGDKFAENATSKVVTLQEGVPQGHMGLDIGPKTEEKFAEVVARAKLIVWNGPPGVFEFEKFSHGTKALMDAVVKATAAGATTIIGGGDTATCCKKFKTEDKVSHVSTGGGASLELLEGKVLPGVDALSPAI; encoded by the exons ATGGGGTTAATTTTATCATTTG TATTTCCACCTAGTCCAGAAATGTCTTTTGGAAAATTATCGATAGATAAG gttgACGTCAAAGACAAGAGAGTATTGATTCGCGTAGACTTCAATGTGCCCCAGAAAGGAGGGAAAATTTCCAACAACCAACGTATTGTCGCAGCACTGCCGACAATAAAG TATTGTCTGGAGCATGGTGCGAAATCTGTGGTTTTGATGTCCCATTTGGGGCGTCCCGATGGCAAAAAGAATCCAAAGTTTACTTTGGCTCCAGTTGCGGAGGAATTGAAGAAAGTTCTTGGGAA GGATGTGAAGTTCTTGACAGATTGTGTTGGCCCCCAGGTAGAAGCAGCATGTGCCGATCCCGCTCCAGGCTCTGTTATTCTCTTGGAAAATCTGCGATTTTACGTTGAAGAGGAGGGGAAGTGCACGAcagaaaaaggtgaaaag CTCAAAGCGTCTCCTGAGGCTGTGGAGAAATTCCGAGCATCGCTGACCAAACTCGGTGACATTTACGTAAACGACGCGTTCGGTACAGCCCATCGAGCTCATAG CTCGATGGTTGGAGTGAAGCTCGAGACGCGTGCTTGTGGATTTTTGATGAAGAATGAGCTGGACTACTTTGGAAAa GCACTTGGAGACCCACCTAGACCATTTCTGGCGATTCTTGGTGGTGCAAAGGTAGCTGACAAGATTCAGCTTATCAAAAATATGCTCGACAAG GTCAACGAAATGATAATAGGTGGAGGTATGGCATTTACATTCCTCAAAGTAGACCAAAATGTTGAGATTGGAAAGTCACTCTTTGACGCTGAG GGAgcaaaaattgtgaaagaaTTATTGGAGAAAGCTAAGGAAAAGAATGTCCAGATGCATTTCCCTGTGGATTTTGTTGTGGGCGATAAATTTGCGGAGAATGCTACTTCGAAGGTAGTTACATTGCAAGAAGGTGTACCTCAAG GACACATGGGATTAGATATTGGCCCGAAAACAGAGGAGAAGTTTGCTGAAGTGGTAGCAAGGGCAAAACTTATTGTATGGAACGGACCACCGGGTGTCTTTGAATTTGAGAAGTTTTCTCATGGAACTAAAGCATTGATGGATGCGGTTGTAAAGGCGACAGCCGCAGGGGCAACTACTATTATTG GCGGCGGTGACACTGCCACATGCTGCAAGAAGTTTAAGACGGAAGACAAAGTTAGCCATGTTTCTACTGGTGGAGGTGCAAGTCTGGAGCTGCTCGAAG GAAAAGTTCTACCAGGAGTCGACGCGCTTTCTCCTGCCATATGA
- a CDS encoding hypothetical protein (NECATOR_CHRIII.G12750.T1), whose protein sequence is MDDGDHTKPALPVVPDKCGPPTISLNYLLDFAIQQIYHEITVLSELLPKKLDGDRKISLVQFAHSTRMLFVKLLAVVKWVKSSKKFESCAAICYLLDQQSQYFIETADRLVTISREELVVARLPAFQVTAAVDVLTQGTYLHLPTIIQERFTLKPKISPVDEANVLLRLNQVLQYRISKIASTLSPRIKGIVIKNGMLILTVPGEFEVNLTVLGEREQTPWTLLNIKMLVEDYEIGYGAQLVHPLQLHMLHNVLQSRMDVTKNPINEVYNFLHLFAQSLQLDVLFCQASQLAAGRLRNKIVIERYDPKERVLSIGYWVQRITKKGIGNHIRLVPQYRVTIYGDEGDDTTLKVRHHPIAPDLGQLDDRTGRLSIDRLLSETLVVRCRERLLRIRKRLKAAKPLSIVLYAGAAAPCLWLPLLRDSVDTREECVVISVNMFSGRVLCSLDAIEFLPGSAAELKELESSLYDGQSIDLLRKRIDRLKILLMIERYRRSVATLQVRIINENQMAPFFKKVHSLPTDRICLQFIKEEHFYLVVTFISNENLTVKMSLYLLCTLDDKVQMMELNKEKKLISAPIDGVVDIEAKVFGRSENDDVWTQNIKHNRLEPSMVRQLTTAVAAVDDRISFMRVCEELDKKRIGYRSVEEEPHVGGLILHITDVSAVVDVRCAAFLRNMARCCLRLDSRARVIWPLECCMVNIPLVRDLSPYKKGRKTGVWVHEQTGISVGGPVDTIATSIIERLTRYSHIYDTVNRFAKAYDAHYNKLCSVQAYTFHKLVIAYGRERDQQLIVSFRPRNTSNDRFNLNFGQTLPISIYDSIEVNLHETTRWNAHCMMATILKEKFNAKSDLTELVHYLVTTSEPLQSLSFFSRIRFQSCKVLAQLFNVDIPYPLILKFHLMPINEVTLRLTYGHIHLEFIMLSGDSVAIRDSSRDKPRCAGLHQFFHLLSNGTSKSCKENESRVPRTSSPAQPASLPPNMMDASPAGISLSASLSVPPTSDASVVSPATFGIGAELETSSAPVVIDHDTLRRAFLFTKSPGSNLLHAPLDDYLNSLCFIRKLTLAFEAHMRHQTGGRIPFNDMRSGLDYVRVTVPVVVPPPAQRNDTSAPQTPQQIGGLVSFNFHLEPHTLCLKLNVEYGKSSPPPNDVAILERYFEQVVSRLNNELAVFSFINLCRIVVNGAISDIAQIMNAQMDPSPTTYWNASIQLVCQKKDQTNTSVRRYQTGTVFDANNVIVLLLIYFRPSRTTSPRSTEKHLLRLIYNMQTNAVKQYGTEDEAMSSVLMACSQEAARTGECPLWPAIRQCLDKVSSANVAGMPASVGYMPGSVGGPVSVGPVGSVGIGHNPGSIANPGSNT, encoded by the exons ATGGACGATGGGGATCACACAAAACCAGCACTTCCAGTTGTTCCAGATAAGTGCGGTCCTCCCACAATAAGTCTGAACTACTTGCTCGATTTTGCTATTCAGCAGATCTATCATGAAATCACTGTGCTTTCTGAGCT TCTACCGAAGAAGTTGGATGGAGACAGAAAAATCAGTCTGGTTCAGTTTGCACATTCTACTCGCATGTTATTTGTTAAATTGTTGGCCGTGGTTAAATGGGTGAAATCATCGAAGAAATTCGAGTCATGTGCG GCGATATGTTATCTCCTTGATCAACAATCACAATATTTCATCGAAACTGCGGATCGTTTGGTAACGATCTCCCGTGAAGAACTTGTTGTGGCTCGGCTTCCTGCTTTTCAAGTCACTGCTGCCGTAGACGTGCTTACACAG GGCACTTATCTTCATCTTCCCACAATTATTCAAGAGCGTTTTACTTTGAAACCAAAAATATCACCCGTTGATGAAGCAAACGTTTTGTTGCGACTTAACCAG GTTCTTCAATATCGCATATCGAAAATTGCCTCCACGCTGTCTCCACGTATAAAAGGGATTGTGATTAAGAATGGAATG CTTATCCTTACTGTTCCTGGAGAATTTGAAGTGAATTTAACGGTGTTGGGTGAACGCGAGCAGACCCCATGGACACTATTGAATATCAAGATGTTAGtggaagactatgaaatcggCTATGGAGCTCAGTTAGTCCATCCATTGCAACTGCATATGTTGCACAACGTACTGCAATCCCGAATGGATGTAACGAAAAAT ccCATAAATGAGGTATACAATTTCTTACATTTGTTCGCGCAATCGTTGCAACTTGACGTTCTTTTTTGCCAAGCTTCACAGCTAGCTGCTGGGCGCTTaag GAACAAGATCGTAATAGAAAGGTATGACCCAAAAGAGCGTGTTCTGTCCATCGGATATTGGGTTCAGCGGATCACTAAGAAAGGGATAGGAAATCACATCCG tcTCGTTCCCCAATATCGGGTCACAATCTACGGTGATGAAGGAGATGATACTACATTAAAAGTACGGCATCATCCTATTGCACCTGATCTCGGTCAGCTGGACGACAGAACAGG acgGTTGTCGATCGATCGTCTTTTGTCGGAAACCTTAGTGGTTCGGTGTCGTGAACGATTACTACGTATAAGAAAACGTTTAAAAGCTGCTAAACCGCTATCAATAGTCCTTTATGCCG GTGCTGCTGCACCATGTCTCTGGTTGCCACTTCTCAGGGATAGCGTTGACACACGAGAAGAATGTGTGGTTATTTCGGTGAATATGTTCAGCGGACGAGTTTTATGCAGTTTGGACGCCATag aGTTCCTTCCTGGTTCTGCTGCGGAGCTAAAAGAACTCGAGTCATCCCTTTATGACGGACAGTCCATAGATTTATTAAGAAAACGAATTGACCGTTTGAA AATATTGTTAATGATTGAACGATATCGACGCTCTGTTGCAACACTTCAAGTACGAATCATTAACGAAAATCAGATGGCTCCGTTCTTCAAAAAG GTGCATTCTCTCCCAACTGATCGTATTTGTTTACAATTCATCAAAGAAGAGCATTTTTATCTG GTTGTTACTTTCATTTCCAATGAAAATCTCACCGTCAAAATGAGCTTGTATCTTTTGTGTACACTCGATGACAAAGTGCAAATGATGGAGCTGAATAAG gagaaaaaacttaTTTCCGCTCCCATTGATGGTGTTGTGGACATCGAAGCAAAGGTATTCGGTCGATCTGAGAATGATGATGTTTGGACACAAAATATTAAg CATAATCGGTTGGAACCATCGATGGTGAGACAATTAACTACCGCCGTAGCTGCTGTAGATGATCGGATATCGTTCATGCGAGTTTGTGAAGAGCTGGATAAGAAACGAATTGGTTATCGTAGTGTCGAGGAGGAACCACATGTCGGCGGCCTCATTTTGCACATAACTGA TGTGTCAGCAGTGGTGGATGTGCGCTGTGCAGCATTTCTTCGGAATATGGCTCGTTGTTGTCTACGTCTAGATAGCAGAGCGAGAGTGATTTGGCCTCTAGAGTGTTGTATGGTGAACATACCACTAGTTCGTGATCTCAGTCCCTATAAAAAAGGGCGCAAG ACAGGAGTATGGGTGCACGAGCAGACGGGTATATCTGTTGGCGGTCCTGTAGATACAATTGCTACTTCAATCATCGAGCGATTAACCCGTTATTCCCACATCTATGACACCGTTAATAGATTTGCCAAGGCGTATGATGCGCATTATAACAAGCTATGTAGT GTCCAAGCTTACACCTTCCATAAGTTGGTAATCGCTTACGGTCGTGAGCGCGATCAGCAACTGATTGTGTCATTCCGCCCTCGCAATACAAGCAACGATCggtttaatttgaatttcgGCCAG ACCCTCCCCATCTCTATTTATGATTCCATTGAGGTGAATTTGCACGAAACGACTCGGTGGAATGCTCACTGCATGATGGCTACGATATTGAAAGAgaa GTTCAATGCGAAGTCCGATCTGACGGAACTCGTTCACTACTTGGTGACGACCAGCGAGCCACTGCAATCGTTGTCGTTCTTCAGTCGAATACGTTTTCAGTCGTGTAAAGTGCTAGCTCAATTATTCAATGTTGACATACCATATCCACTTATACTAAAG TTTCACCTGATGCCGATAAATGAGGTGACATTGCGTTTAACCTACGGGCACATCCATTTGGAGTTCATCATGCTGTCCGGAGATAGTGTAGCTATTAGAGATAGCTCTCGCGACAAGCCTCGATGTGCAGGATTGcatcaattttttcatcttttgtcAAA tggaacttcaaaatcttgcaAAGAAAATGAGTCACGTGTACCTCGGACGAGCTCTCCTGCGCAGCCAGCTTCCCTTCCGCCTAAC ATGATGGATGCGTCTCCAGCCGGAATCTCATTGTCTGCCTCACTCTCAGTACCACCAACATCAGATGCGTCTGTAGTATCTCCTGCAACGTTTGGTATTGGAGCAGAGCTTGAGACCTCATCGGCTCCCGTTGTCATCGACCATGACACGCTGCGTCGAGCATTTTTGTTTACCAAATCTC CTGGTTCTAACCTTCTTCATGCTCCTCTGGATGATTACTTGAACTCGTTGTGCTTCATCCGAAAATTGACATTGGCCTTTGAAGCCCATATGCGACATCAAACCGGTGGACGAATACCATTCAATGACATGAGATCTGGACTAGATTAC GTGCGAGTCACGGTACCGGTAGTTGTTCCTCCACCTGCGCAACGTAATGACACATCTGCTCCACAAACTCCTCAGCAGATTGGCGGGCTTGTTTCGTTCAACTTCCATCTGGAACCTCATACCTTATGTCTAAAATTAAACGTGGAATACG GCAAAAGTTCTCCTCCTCCGAATGATGTGGCGATCCTGGAGCGATACTTTGAGCAGGTGGTCAGCCGTTTAAACAACGAACTGGCTGTGTTCTCGTTCATTAATCTGTGTCGAATTGTTGTAAACGGTGCCATTTCTGATATTGCTCAGATTATGAACGCTCAAATG GATCCATCACCCACGACGTACTGGAATGCGTCGATTCAACTGGTTTGCCAGAAAAAGGATCAAACAAACACAAGTGTTCGACGATATCAGACTGGAACTGTTTTTGACGCTAATAATGTCATCGTTTTGTTACTG ATTTATTTCCGCCCAAGTCGGACCACATCACCAAGGAGCACGGAGAAACATTTGCTTCGACTCATTTACAATATGCAAAC GAATGCTGTCAAGCAATACGGTACGGAAGACGAGGCGATGTCGTCAGTACTAATGGCATGTTCACAGGAAGCCGCGAGAACAGGCGAATGCCCACTATGGCCGGCGATTCGGCAATGTCTTGATAA AGTGTCATCAGCAAATGTTGCTGGAATGCCGGCGTCAGTTGGCTATATGCCAGGATCAGTTGGAGGCCCGGTATCTGTGGGCCCAGTGGGATCTGTGGGGATTGGACATAATCCGGGTTCTATAGCTAATCCTGGCTCTAATACTTAG